From Leopardus geoffroyi isolate Oge1 chromosome B4, O.geoffroyi_Oge1_pat1.0, whole genome shotgun sequence, a single genomic window includes:
- the AMHR2 gene encoding anti-Muellerian hormone type-2 receptor isoform X2: MLLASSSMMLGTLGLWVLLPIAVQAPPSRRTCVFFEAPGVRGSTKTLGKLLDAGPGPPRVIRCLYSRCCFGIWNLTQHQAQVEMQGCRDSDEPDCEASHCELSPRAHPGPRSTLFTCSCGTDFCNANYSHLPPPGSPGTPGSHGPQAVPGESIWMVLVLLGLFLLLLLLLGSIILALLQRKACRVQGGPEPEPEPEPGSGRDWSAELPELPELPELCFSQVIWEGGHTVVWAGQLQGKLVAIKAFSLRAVAQFQAERALYELPSLQHDHIVRFITASRGGPGPLPCGPLLVLELHPKGSLCHYLTQHTSDWGSSMRMALSLARGLAFLHEERWQDGQYKPGIAHRDLSSQNVLIREDGSCAIGDLGLALVLPGLTQPPTWAPTQPRGPAAIMEAGTQRYMAPELLDKTLDLQDWGTALRQADVYSLALLLWEILSRCPDLWPDSRPPPFQLAYEAELGSTPTTCELWTLAVEERRRPYIPSTWHCFTTDPGGLRELLEDCWDADPEARLTAECVQQRLAALARPQEARPFPESCTHDCPPLCPEDCLSPPPHCHSPL; this comes from the exons ATGCTGCTTGCCTCCTCCAGCATGATGCTGGGGACTCTGGGCCTTTGGGTACTCCTCCCCATAGCTGTGCAAG CACCCCCAAGCAGGCGGACCTGTGTGTTCTTTGAGGCCCCTGGAGTGCGGGGAAGCACAAAGACACTGGGGAAGCTGCTAGATGCAGGACCAGGGCCCCCCAGGGTTATCCGCTGCCTCTACAGCCGCTGCTGTTTTGGGATCTGGAACCTGACCCAACACCAGGCACAGGTGGAGATGCAAG GATGCCGAGACAGTGATGAGCCAGACTGTGAGGCCTCCCACTGTGAGCTGAGCCCCCGAGCCCACCCTGGCCCCAGGTCCACTCTCTTCACCTGCTCCTGTGGCACTGACTTCTGCAATGCCAATTATAGCCAtctgcctcctccagggagccctgggACTCCTGGCTCCCACGGTCCCCAAGCTGTCCCAG GCGAGTCCATCTGGATGGTGCTGGTGCTGCTGGGgctattcctcctcctcctgctgctgctgggcaGCATCATCTTGG ccctgctacAGCGAAAGGCCTGCAGAGTCCAAGGTggcccagagccagagccagagccagagccaggctCAGGCAGGGACTGGAGTGCTGAGCTGCCCGAGCTGCCTGAGCTGCCCGAGCTGTGTTTCTCCCAG GTAATCTGGGAAGGAGGTCACACAGTGGTGTGGGCTGGGCAGCTGCAAGGCAAGCTGGTAGCCATCAAGGCCTTCTCCCTGAGGGCCGTGGCCCAGTTCCAAGCTGAGAGAGCACTATACGAACTGCCAAGCCTACAGCACGACCACATTGTCCGCTTTATCACCGCCAGCAGAGGGGGCCCTGGGCCCTTGCCCTGTGGGCCCCTGCTGGTACTGGAGCTGCACCCAAAG GGCTCCCTGTGCCACTACTTGACCCAGCACACCAGTGACTGGGGAAGTTCCATGCGGATGGCGCTGTCCCTGGCGCGGGGCCTGGCATTTCTCCATGAGGAGCGCTGGCAGGATG GCCAATACAAACCAGGTATCGCCCACCGAGATCTGAGCAGCCAGAATGTGCTCATTCGGGAGGATGGGTCGTGTGCCATTGGAGACCTGGGCCTTGCCTTGGTGCTCCCTGGCCTCACCCAGCCTCCCACCTGGGCCCCAACTCAACCCCGAGGCCCAGCTGCCATCATGGAG GCTGGCACCCAGAGGTACATGGCACCAGAGCTCTTGGACAAGACTCTGGACCTACAAGACTGGGGCACGGCCCTCCGGCAAGCCGATGTTTACTCTCTGGCTCTGCTCCTATGGGAGATCTTGAGCCGCTGCCCAGATTTGTGGCCTG ACAGCAGACCACCACCCTTCCAACTGGCCTATGAGGCAGAACTGGGCAGCACCCCTACCACCTGTGAGCTGTGGACCTTGGCGGTGGAGGAGAGAAGGCGCCCCTACATCCCATCCACCTGGCACTGCTTCACCACA GACCCTGGTGGCCTGAGAGAGCTGCTAGAGGACTGTTGGGATGCAGACCCAGAAGCACGGCTGACAGCTGAGTGTGTACAGCAGCGCCTGGCTGCCCTGGCCCGTCCTCAGGAGGCCCGCCCCTTCCCAGAGAGCTGCACCCACGActgcccacctctctgcccaGAAGACTgcctctcacctcctccccactGCCATTCCCCCTTGTAG
- the AMHR2 gene encoding anti-Muellerian hormone type-2 receptor isoform X1 translates to MVGSGSRPLLTLFPPVALPCWPWDMKHVLSLLLAAAFAPAFTPILNPPLSPPWATAPPSRRTCVFFEAPGVRGSTKTLGKLLDAGPGPPRVIRCLYSRCCFGIWNLTQHQAQVEMQGCRDSDEPDCEASHCELSPRAHPGPRSTLFTCSCGTDFCNANYSHLPPPGSPGTPGSHGPQAVPGESIWMVLVLLGLFLLLLLLLGSIILALLQRKACRVQGGPEPEPEPEPGSGRDWSAELPELPELPELCFSQVIWEGGHTVVWAGQLQGKLVAIKAFSLRAVAQFQAERALYELPSLQHDHIVRFITASRGGPGPLPCGPLLVLELHPKGSLCHYLTQHTSDWGSSMRMALSLARGLAFLHEERWQDGQYKPGIAHRDLSSQNVLIREDGSCAIGDLGLALVLPGLTQPPTWAPTQPRGPAAIMEAGTQRYMAPELLDKTLDLQDWGTALRQADVYSLALLLWEILSRCPDLWPDSRPPPFQLAYEAELGSTPTTCELWTLAVEERRRPYIPSTWHCFTTDPGGLRELLEDCWDADPEARLTAECVQQRLAALARPQEARPFPESCTHDCPPLCPEDCLSPPPHCHSPL, encoded by the exons ATGGTGGGGTCAGGTTCCAGGCCTCTGCTGACCCTGTTTCCTCCTGTGGCTTTACCATGCTGGCCCTGGGATATGAAACATGTTCTGTCCCTCCTTTTGGCTGCTGCTTTTGCCCCTGCATTCACTCCCATCTTgaaccctcccctctccccaccctgggcCACAGCACCCCCAAGCAGGCGGACCTGTGTGTTCTTTGAGGCCCCTGGAGTGCGGGGAAGCACAAAGACACTGGGGAAGCTGCTAGATGCAGGACCAGGGCCCCCCAGGGTTATCCGCTGCCTCTACAGCCGCTGCTGTTTTGGGATCTGGAACCTGACCCAACACCAGGCACAGGTGGAGATGCAAG GATGCCGAGACAGTGATGAGCCAGACTGTGAGGCCTCCCACTGTGAGCTGAGCCCCCGAGCCCACCCTGGCCCCAGGTCCACTCTCTTCACCTGCTCCTGTGGCACTGACTTCTGCAATGCCAATTATAGCCAtctgcctcctccagggagccctgggACTCCTGGCTCCCACGGTCCCCAAGCTGTCCCAG GCGAGTCCATCTGGATGGTGCTGGTGCTGCTGGGgctattcctcctcctcctgctgctgctgggcaGCATCATCTTGG ccctgctacAGCGAAAGGCCTGCAGAGTCCAAGGTggcccagagccagagccagagccagagccaggctCAGGCAGGGACTGGAGTGCTGAGCTGCCCGAGCTGCCTGAGCTGCCCGAGCTGTGTTTCTCCCAG GTAATCTGGGAAGGAGGTCACACAGTGGTGTGGGCTGGGCAGCTGCAAGGCAAGCTGGTAGCCATCAAGGCCTTCTCCCTGAGGGCCGTGGCCCAGTTCCAAGCTGAGAGAGCACTATACGAACTGCCAAGCCTACAGCACGACCACATTGTCCGCTTTATCACCGCCAGCAGAGGGGGCCCTGGGCCCTTGCCCTGTGGGCCCCTGCTGGTACTGGAGCTGCACCCAAAG GGCTCCCTGTGCCACTACTTGACCCAGCACACCAGTGACTGGGGAAGTTCCATGCGGATGGCGCTGTCCCTGGCGCGGGGCCTGGCATTTCTCCATGAGGAGCGCTGGCAGGATG GCCAATACAAACCAGGTATCGCCCACCGAGATCTGAGCAGCCAGAATGTGCTCATTCGGGAGGATGGGTCGTGTGCCATTGGAGACCTGGGCCTTGCCTTGGTGCTCCCTGGCCTCACCCAGCCTCCCACCTGGGCCCCAACTCAACCCCGAGGCCCAGCTGCCATCATGGAG GCTGGCACCCAGAGGTACATGGCACCAGAGCTCTTGGACAAGACTCTGGACCTACAAGACTGGGGCACGGCCCTCCGGCAAGCCGATGTTTACTCTCTGGCTCTGCTCCTATGGGAGATCTTGAGCCGCTGCCCAGATTTGTGGCCTG ACAGCAGACCACCACCCTTCCAACTGGCCTATGAGGCAGAACTGGGCAGCACCCCTACCACCTGTGAGCTGTGGACCTTGGCGGTGGAGGAGAGAAGGCGCCCCTACATCCCATCCACCTGGCACTGCTTCACCACA GACCCTGGTGGCCTGAGAGAGCTGCTAGAGGACTGTTGGGATGCAGACCCAGAAGCACGGCTGACAGCTGAGTGTGTACAGCAGCGCCTGGCTGCCCTGGCCCGTCCTCAGGAGGCCCGCCCCTTCCCAGAGAGCTGCACCCACGActgcccacctctctgcccaGAAGACTgcctctcacctcctccccactGCCATTCCCCCTTGTAG
- the AMHR2 gene encoding anti-Muellerian hormone type-2 receptor isoform X3 — protein sequence MLLASSSMMLGTLGLWVLLPIAVQGCRDSDEPDCEASHCELSPRAHPGPRSTLFTCSCGTDFCNANYSHLPPPGSPGTPGSHGPQAVPGESIWMVLVLLGLFLLLLLLLGSIILALLQRKACRVQGGPEPEPEPEPGSGRDWSAELPELPELPELCFSQVIWEGGHTVVWAGQLQGKLVAIKAFSLRAVAQFQAERALYELPSLQHDHIVRFITASRGGPGPLPCGPLLVLELHPKGSLCHYLTQHTSDWGSSMRMALSLARGLAFLHEERWQDGQYKPGIAHRDLSSQNVLIREDGSCAIGDLGLALVLPGLTQPPTWAPTQPRGPAAIMEAGTQRYMAPELLDKTLDLQDWGTALRQADVYSLALLLWEILSRCPDLWPDSRPPPFQLAYEAELGSTPTTCELWTLAVEERRRPYIPSTWHCFTTDPGGLRELLEDCWDADPEARLTAECVQQRLAALARPQEARPFPESCTHDCPPLCPEDCLSPPPHCHSPL from the exons ATGCTGCTTGCCTCCTCCAGCATGATGCTGGGGACTCTGGGCCTTTGGGTACTCCTCCCCATAGCTGTGCAAG GATGCCGAGACAGTGATGAGCCAGACTGTGAGGCCTCCCACTGTGAGCTGAGCCCCCGAGCCCACCCTGGCCCCAGGTCCACTCTCTTCACCTGCTCCTGTGGCACTGACTTCTGCAATGCCAATTATAGCCAtctgcctcctccagggagccctgggACTCCTGGCTCCCACGGTCCCCAAGCTGTCCCAG GCGAGTCCATCTGGATGGTGCTGGTGCTGCTGGGgctattcctcctcctcctgctgctgctgggcaGCATCATCTTGG ccctgctacAGCGAAAGGCCTGCAGAGTCCAAGGTggcccagagccagagccagagccagagccaggctCAGGCAGGGACTGGAGTGCTGAGCTGCCCGAGCTGCCTGAGCTGCCCGAGCTGTGTTTCTCCCAG GTAATCTGGGAAGGAGGTCACACAGTGGTGTGGGCTGGGCAGCTGCAAGGCAAGCTGGTAGCCATCAAGGCCTTCTCCCTGAGGGCCGTGGCCCAGTTCCAAGCTGAGAGAGCACTATACGAACTGCCAAGCCTACAGCACGACCACATTGTCCGCTTTATCACCGCCAGCAGAGGGGGCCCTGGGCCCTTGCCCTGTGGGCCCCTGCTGGTACTGGAGCTGCACCCAAAG GGCTCCCTGTGCCACTACTTGACCCAGCACACCAGTGACTGGGGAAGTTCCATGCGGATGGCGCTGTCCCTGGCGCGGGGCCTGGCATTTCTCCATGAGGAGCGCTGGCAGGATG GCCAATACAAACCAGGTATCGCCCACCGAGATCTGAGCAGCCAGAATGTGCTCATTCGGGAGGATGGGTCGTGTGCCATTGGAGACCTGGGCCTTGCCTTGGTGCTCCCTGGCCTCACCCAGCCTCCCACCTGGGCCCCAACTCAACCCCGAGGCCCAGCTGCCATCATGGAG GCTGGCACCCAGAGGTACATGGCACCAGAGCTCTTGGACAAGACTCTGGACCTACAAGACTGGGGCACGGCCCTCCGGCAAGCCGATGTTTACTCTCTGGCTCTGCTCCTATGGGAGATCTTGAGCCGCTGCCCAGATTTGTGGCCTG ACAGCAGACCACCACCCTTCCAACTGGCCTATGAGGCAGAACTGGGCAGCACCCCTACCACCTGTGAGCTGTGGACCTTGGCGGTGGAGGAGAGAAGGCGCCCCTACATCCCATCCACCTGGCACTGCTTCACCACA GACCCTGGTGGCCTGAGAGAGCTGCTAGAGGACTGTTGGGATGCAGACCCAGAAGCACGGCTGACAGCTGAGTGTGTACAGCAGCGCCTGGCTGCCCTGGCCCGTCCTCAGGAGGCCCGCCCCTTCCCAGAGAGCTGCACCCACGActgcccacctctctgcccaGAAGACTgcctctcacctcctccccactGCCATTCCCCCTTGTAG